From the Chlorogloeopsis sp. ULAP01 genome, the window GTAGAACGTCGCAATCAAAGAGATATTCTCAATCGGGAATTAAGCAGTTTTATTATTGAGAAAAAACAGCTAGAATCACAAATTAATTATTTGCAGGATGAAATCAGTAATCTGGAATCAACCAAAGTAGAAATTAATAAATCATTTTCTAATCTGAACGCAGATAAAAGACGTTTAGAGTTGAACTATAACGTATCCAAAGCCGAAATTAATCAGTTACAAACTCAAATTAGCGAACTTCAACAACATAAACAAGAATTAGAAAGCAATTTAGTTTTACTTGGTAGGCTTAAACCTCAACTAGAAGAAAAGCTATACCAAATGAGAGTTAAAATTCATGAAATGGAAACAGAGGAAAAAAGACTGAATCAAGTCTTACTAGATGTAAAAGCTGAAAAAGGAAATGTAGAATCTAATCTAAATTCTTTACGTACACAAGTAGCAGAACAAGAAACTCAACTTCATCATTTACAAGAACAAGTCATCTTATTACAAGATGAACGAGACAATTTGCAAAGCCAAGTTTGGGAATTGCTACAACAAACAGAAGTTTTGCACAACGACAACTTGCTTGAGCCGGGGCAAGAAGAAGAGGTAGAGTTATTTCCTTTTGCAGAATTAATTGAGCCAACAGAAAATAGTAATTATTCTACTGAAATTGTAGAAATTATCCCAGAAGATTGGGTGAAATTTGTCGAGAAACTACCAAATCATGAAATTCAAGTTCTCAAAGCAATTATAGAGCAGGAAAATCCTTATGCTGCAATTAAAAAAATTGCTGAAGATAACATCACAATGCCAAATTTATTAATTGATTCTATCAATGAGCGTGCCAATGATACCCTTGGTGAATTAATTATTGATCCAAGTTCGGATGCTCCAGAAATTTATCCAGAGCATCAAAGCAACGTCGAAAGAGCGATCGCTGTTTATCAAGACATGATGGCGAGACTTACCTCATCAAATTAGAATTAACAGAATCACTAGTCACTGATTTAACCGTGAATTAGGGTATGCCCTTCAAAGGGAGCGGCTTGAAAACTATACCTACCCTCAAGCTACAATAATGCGAAGTGAGGTGATCTACATGGCAAAGCTCAAAATCTCGAAAAAAGTATCTACTGCAATTATCAATTCTCTCAGTGCGGGAGTAGTGCCAAGAGTTGGGCTTGAACAAATAGCAGTGGGTAGAGAAAGAGAACTCAAAAGCCTGTTACAAAACCTCGATGACATCGCAGAAGGTATAGCAGCATTTCGCTTCATAATTGGCAACTACGGTTCGGGTAAAAGCTTCACACTGCAACTGCTTCGTAATCGTGCTGTAGAACAAGGCTTTGTAGTTGCCGATGCTGACTTATCTTCAGAACGCCGACTTGCAGGCACAAACCATGAAGGTTTGGCAACCTATCGAGAATTAATGAGCCACCTTGCCACAAAAACTCGTCCTGATGGTGGTGCTTTAGTCTCAATTTTGGAAGGATGGATTAATAAGATT encodes:
- a CDS encoding tellurite resistance TerB C-terminal domain-containing protein — translated: MQSAMVSNRFILGIVAFGISFGLSLALTWNFGKSFIIGLITLIVTYSALFVEQQQRNHEMLARRDSLHRRIRELEGLKSRMLAEINQLEAHHALLYQESNKFQNQVVERRNQRDILNRELSSFIIEKKQLESQINYLQDEISNLESTKVEINKSFSNLNADKRRLELNYNVSKAEINQLQTQISELQQHKQELESNLVLLGRLKPQLEEKLYQMRVKIHEMETEEKRLNQVLLDVKAEKGNVESNLNSLRTQVAEQETQLHHLQEQVILLQDERDNLQSQVWELLQQTEVLHNDNLLEPGQEEEVELFPFAELIEPTENSNYSTEIVEIIPEDWVKFVEKLPNHEIQVLKAIIEQENPYAAIKKIAEDNITMPNLLIDSINERANDTLGELIIDPSSDAPEIYPEHQSNVERAIAVYQDMMARLTSSN